In one window of Phycisphaerales bacterium DNA:
- a CDS encoding type II toxin-antitoxin system death-on-curing family toxin has translation MVDPVFLHVDQVLRLHRSLIKAYGGADGTRDVGLLLSALEQPRATFAGSYLHADLFEMAAAYLFHVVSNHPFIDGNKRTGAASAIVFLEVNGVEIEADEDGLYDITVAVASGKADKAEVAVFFRERAH, from the coding sequence ATGGTCGATCCGGTCTTTCTCCACGTCGACCAGGTCTTGCGGCTGCACCGCAGCCTGATCAAAGCCTACGGCGGTGCGGACGGAACCCGCGACGTTGGCTTGTTGCTCTCGGCACTTGAACAGCCGCGTGCGACGTTCGCGGGCTCGTACCTGCACGCTGACCTTTTCGAGATGGCCGCCGCGTACCTGTTCCACGTCGTGAGCAACCATCCGTTCATCGATGGCAACAAGCGGACCGGCGCTGCGTCGGCCATCGTCTTCCTGGAAGTGAACGGCGTGGAGATCGAGGCCGATGAGGATGGGCTGTACGACATCACGGTGGCTGTCGCCTCGGGTAAGGCCGACAAAGCCGAGGTCGCCGTGTTCTTCCGTGAACGCGCTCACTGA
- a CDS encoding YceI family protein — translation MNPIRAIVATSAVVSIACAVLAQTVQQQAVETEAIQPTPHKPHEPQAPAEVAEKGTLYYTLSGKEAQVLFTSKAPLENIVGKSNKVVGYAVAGPADNPAKLVAAHWVLPVESMATGIPLRDAHMAGKEWLDGESHPTIEFKLASVEGIKEIKRGKGFSTWNATLVGDMTIRGVTRKLRVTDARLSFLDASDRTASIAPGDLLFVKTSYAVKLSDFGMTHKDVPDKVADEIQLEQTLRLSTTRQEVSANAEHNR, via the coding sequence ATGAATCCGATTCGTGCAATTGTGGCGACGAGCGCCGTGGTGTCGATTGCGTGCGCGGTGCTCGCGCAAACCGTCCAACAGCAAGCTGTCGAAACCGAGGCCATCCAGCCCACCCCCCACAAACCCCACGAGCCCCAGGCCCCAGCCGAAGTGGCCGAGAAGGGCACGCTCTACTACACGCTCAGCGGCAAGGAGGCCCAGGTGCTGTTCACTTCCAAGGCCCCGCTGGAGAACATCGTCGGCAAGAGCAACAAGGTGGTGGGCTACGCAGTCGCGGGGCCGGCGGACAACCCCGCGAAGCTGGTCGCCGCCCACTGGGTGCTGCCGGTCGAGTCGATGGCCACCGGTATCCCGCTGCGCGACGCGCACATGGCGGGCAAGGAATGGCTCGACGGCGAGTCACACCCGACCATCGAGTTCAAGCTCGCGAGCGTCGAGGGCATCAAGGAGATCAAGCGCGGCAAAGGCTTCTCGACCTGGAACGCCACGCTCGTGGGCGATATGACGATCCGAGGCGTCACCAGAAAACTGCGCGTAACGGACGCCCGCTTGTCGTTCCTGGACGCATCCGATCGCACCGCCAGCATCGCCCCGGGCGACTTGCTGTTCGTCAAGACCAGTTACGCCGTGAAATTGTCGGACTTCGGCATGACTCATAAGGACGTACCAGACAAAGTGGCCGACGAGATCCAGCTCGAACAGACCCTTCGACTTTCAACGACGAGACAAGAGGTCTCGGCGAACGCGGAGCACAACCGGTGA
- a CDS encoding LEA type 2 family protein, translating into MGISTRTVAGLVMLTAGSLLTGCVANSSNPTVAVRRASMTDDAASIALTLGNPGGRRLTINRVDYELSHGEMALPVASGYWTGDVDLPAGGEAELTLDIKFDEPPLEPDSTLLHLSGVLGHKDHTGFLWLKSMDLGETAFKLDVQAEGESR; encoded by the coding sequence ATGGGAATCTCGACTCGAACCGTTGCCGGCCTCGTGATGCTCACGGCTGGCAGCTTGCTGACTGGCTGCGTGGCCAACAGCTCGAACCCGACGGTGGCCGTTCGTCGTGCCAGTATGACCGACGACGCCGCATCGATCGCGCTCACCCTGGGCAACCCGGGCGGGCGGCGGCTGACGATCAACCGCGTCGACTACGAGCTCTCGCACGGCGAGATGGCCCTGCCAGTCGCCAGCGGGTATTGGACCGGCGATGTCGATCTACCGGCGGGCGGCGAGGCGGAGCTCACGCTCGACATCAAGTTCGATGAGCCCCCCCTCGAGCCCGACTCGACGCTGCTGCACCTGAGCGGCGTGCTCGGCCACAAGGACCACACGGGATTCCTCTGGCTCAAGTCCATGGACCTTGGCGAGACGGCGTTCAAACTGGATGTTCAGGCAGAGGGAGAATCGCGATGA
- a CDS encoding FAD-dependent oxidoreductase yields the protein MMRDVLIVGAGPVGLTLAHLLAKHGLRVTLLERGHSPVARLGAVSVDDECLRIWQACGLGPDLAGAWASGQAGSVICRYSDGVGREFLSLRQRHSDLGHPHAAVIDQDMASAILWQKAIDHPSIDLVPGTAFENLSQHECGVEVSAKVGEATGSFTARWVVACDGATSAVRQHLGIAMPTKNLPQPWLVANITDSSNDHCVRIGCASGAASVSVPLPGNRRRIEMMLTPEQAAGLDASAVMEHLHSVWPAVTNAELIDFAVMRFRAGMAERWREGRVFLAGDAAHVTPPFASQGLATGLRDASNLAFKLAGATQGWLPQSVLETYEAERRPHQRKMINLALRLGWLMSPANPVLGTLAHKAIGLVGRSSAMRSRFEMRGPDLRPVYNSTLVGSGPLAGGYLPQPRVEVRNGQGIAFDALLGPRMTWLQLGCDGRPGEVDHVPLSLGDVLLVEGRDFIDRERKLQHRFGPGALVLVRPDRIVHSHSSSAPRRVWGAWRTPWESRLEPLPAS from the coding sequence ATGATGCGTGATGTTCTCATCGTGGGCGCCGGGCCCGTTGGCCTGACGCTGGCCCACCTGTTGGCGAAGCACGGCCTCCGTGTGACGCTGCTCGAGCGGGGCCACTCCCCAGTCGCACGGCTGGGTGCGGTGTCAGTGGACGACGAGTGCCTGCGTATCTGGCAGGCCTGCGGCCTTGGGCCGGACCTGGCAGGCGCCTGGGCATCGGGCCAGGCAGGCAGCGTGATCTGCCGGTACTCCGATGGCGTTGGTCGTGAGTTCCTGAGCCTGCGTCAGCGGCACAGCGACCTGGGGCACCCCCACGCGGCCGTCATCGACCAGGACATGGCGAGCGCCATCCTGTGGCAGAAAGCCATCGACCATCCGAGCATCGACCTCGTTCCAGGCACGGCGTTCGAGAATCTCTCGCAGCATGAGTGTGGCGTAGAAGTTTCTGCCAAGGTGGGCGAAGCGACAGGTTCCTTCACGGCGCGATGGGTCGTCGCGTGCGACGGCGCGACCAGCGCTGTGCGGCAGCACCTCGGAATTGCTATGCCGACGAAGAACCTGCCCCAACCCTGGCTCGTGGCGAACATCACCGACTCGAGCAATGACCACTGCGTGCGCATCGGCTGTGCGTCTGGGGCCGCGTCGGTGTCGGTGCCGCTACCGGGCAATCGCCGACGCATCGAGATGATGCTCACCCCCGAGCAGGCCGCGGGACTGGACGCATCGGCCGTGATGGAGCACCTCCATAGCGTCTGGCCTGCGGTAACCAACGCCGAGCTGATCGACTTCGCCGTCATGCGATTCCGGGCCGGCATGGCCGAGCGGTGGCGCGAGGGCCGTGTCTTCCTGGCAGGCGACGCGGCGCATGTGACGCCCCCCTTCGCGAGCCAGGGGCTGGCGACGGGGCTCCGCGACGCGTCCAACCTCGCGTTCAAGCTCGCGGGCGCGACGCAGGGCTGGCTGCCGCAATCGGTGCTGGAAACCTACGAGGCCGAACGCCGACCCCACCAGCGGAAGATGATCAACCTCGCCCTCCGGTTGGGCTGGTTGATGTCGCCAGCAAACCCGGTGCTCGGAACGCTTGCCCACAAAGCAATCGGGCTAGTCGGTCGCTCTTCGGCGATGCGTAGTCGCTTCGAGATGCGTGGGCCCGATCTGCGGCCGGTGTACAACAGCACGCTGGTCGGCTCGGGCCCGCTCGCGGGGGGGTACCTGCCCCAGCCTCGCGTGGAAGTCAGGAACGGGCAGGGCATCGCGTTCGACGCGCTGCTCGGCCCGCGTATGACCTGGCTGCAGCTTGGTTGCGATGGCCGGCCGGGCGAGGTTGACCACGTGCCGCTCAGCCTGGGCGACGTGCTGCTCGTCGAGGGACGCGACTTCATTGACAGGGAGCGCAAGCTCCAGCATCGCTTCGGGCCCGGGGCGCTCGTGCTCGTTCGGCCCGATCGCATCGTGCATTCGCATTCCAGCTCCGCGCCACGGCGCGTTTGGGGCGCATGGAGGACACCATGGGAATCTCGACTCGAACCGTTGCCGGCCTCGTGA
- a CDS encoding ubiquinone/menaquinone biosynthesis methyltransferase, translating to MTHAIHDNQAKLKLIHDTGFDRYFEANDWAGYNRQFFDNLADKYDATNVLHSLGTKGKFDRKAVSRMPIRPGSHVLDVCTGSGDIAILMARAHLDLMVTGVDASTRMLEVAQRKAAGLLGQINFRPGDALSLDFPDDSFDGAVISFGLRNLSSLEAGLKELQRVVKPGGFVCNMDQGKPRNMLFRAIYEVQFKRVAPILGKLIFHRGEYNSFRYLPESNKYFPDQRTLAGMFEELGYEDVKVHEYWMGAVAQHVARVPDNKAAKHDA from the coding sequence ATGACACACGCGATTCACGACAACCAGGCAAAGCTGAAGTTGATCCACGACACCGGGTTCGACCGCTACTTCGAGGCCAACGACTGGGCGGGGTACAACCGCCAGTTTTTCGACAATCTGGCCGACAAGTACGACGCGACCAACGTGCTGCACTCGCTGGGTACCAAGGGGAAGTTCGATCGCAAGGCCGTGTCGCGAATGCCGATCCGCCCGGGCTCGCATGTGCTGGACGTGTGCACGGGCAGCGGCGACATCGCGATCCTGATGGCCCGCGCTCATCTGGACTTGATGGTGACGGGTGTGGACGCCTCGACGCGGATGCTCGAGGTCGCGCAACGCAAGGCCGCTGGTTTGCTTGGGCAGATCAACTTCCGGCCGGGAGACGCGCTTTCGCTCGACTTTCCCGACGACAGCTTCGACGGGGCGGTCATCAGCTTCGGACTGAGGAACCTTTCGAGCCTCGAGGCCGGGCTGAAGGAGTTGCAACGCGTGGTCAAGCCCGGCGGGTTCGTGTGCAACATGGACCAGGGCAAGCCGCGCAACATGCTGTTCCGGGCGATCTACGAGGTGCAATTCAAACGGGTGGCCCCCATCCTCGGAAAGCTCATCTTCCACCGCGGCGAGTACAACTCGTTCCGCTACCTGCCAGAGTCGAACAAGTACTTCCCCGATCAGCGAACGCTCGCGGGCATGTTTGAGGAGCTGGGCTACGAAGACGTGAAGGTTCACGAGTACTGGATGGGAGCGGTTGCCCAGCACGTGGCTCGCGTTCCCGACAACAAGGCGGCCAAGCATGATGCGTGA
- a CDS encoding 3-oxoacyl-[acyl-carrier-protein] synthase III C-terminal domain-containing protein — MSNGHINILATHTALPPLRHSGPAVEQAFERWLSGSDRATQVKGMRILRNAGVEARHSFLSLEEIFTPCGLTESSARYREHAIELGTRAVADALAKAGVKPEDLDVLITTSCTGYMIPSVDAYIADALGMRPDLVRLPVTEMGCAAGASALIYAAEMLTGRPGRKAAVLNIEFPSNTMQHNDYSMDNIVGAALFSDGIACTIVACEEAPGPVVIEDWYMHQVFETTGLLGYHLTDTGLLMNLDPTLPDVIGRNLQGATAPMLDRNGLALSDIGHFVIHPGGVKILDRIEETLSTFGGNVDLARRVMRQYGNMSSSTVVFILDALLNSTPSPGPTLMMSFGPGFSAHQLLIRLGRGASS; from the coding sequence ATGAGCAACGGACACATCAACATCCTGGCCACCCACACCGCGCTGCCTCCGCTTCGGCACTCCGGCCCCGCGGTCGAGCAAGCGTTCGAGCGGTGGCTGAGTGGCAGCGACCGAGCCACGCAGGTCAAGGGCATGCGCATCCTGCGCAACGCCGGCGTCGAGGCGCGGCACTCGTTCCTGTCACTTGAGGAAATCTTTACGCCCTGCGGGCTCACGGAGTCTTCGGCACGCTATCGCGAGCACGCGATCGAGCTGGGAACCAGGGCCGTGGCAGATGCGCTGGCGAAGGCCGGGGTGAAGCCCGAAGACCTCGACGTGCTGATCACCACTTCGTGCACGGGGTACATGATCCCCTCGGTCGACGCGTACATCGCCGATGCGCTGGGCATGCGACCCGACCTCGTGCGGCTGCCGGTGACCGAGATGGGCTGCGCGGCGGGCGCTTCGGCGCTTATCTATGCAGCCGAGATGCTCACTGGCCGGCCGGGGCGCAAGGCTGCGGTACTGAACATTGAATTCCCATCGAACACGATGCAGCATAACGACTACTCGATGGACAACATCGTGGGAGCGGCGCTGTTCTCCGACGGCATCGCCTGCACGATCGTGGCCTGTGAGGAGGCGCCTGGCCCGGTCGTCATCGAAGACTGGTACATGCACCAGGTGTTCGAAACCACCGGGCTGCTGGGCTACCACCTCACCGACACCGGCCTGTTGATGAACCTCGATCCGACCCTGCCCGACGTCATCGGGCGCAACCTCCAGGGTGCCACAGCGCCGATGCTGGATCGCAACGGCCTGGCTCTGAGCGACATCGGGCACTTCGTGATCCACCCTGGCGGTGTGAAGATCCTGGACCGGATCGAAGAAACTCTGTCCACGTTCGGAGGCAACGTCGATCTGGCTCGCCGCGTCATGCGGCAGTACGGCAACATGAGCTCGAGTACGGTGGTGTTCATCCTCGACGCCCTGCTGAACTCGACCCCCTCGCCCGGGCCGACGCTCATGATGAGTTTCGGCCCGGGTTTCAGTGCGCACCAACTCCTGATCCGGCTTGGCCGGGGAGCATCGTCATGA
- a CDS encoding MFS transporter: MQAVVVVGELGGGEGEINVDRLEATRLAELLGDLPKFLVYAREAMPGNAGHAERQHQNEDHDDEELDLDAHRRHLLVRADCGLPKPARGGHRKHCSRLGCDFGQPASEAIGMIGRSPNLAANETPANGWRALGTLATVTLAVTVIVMDGSIVNVALPTLARALDGSSNSQLQWIVDAYILAFAAILLTAGSAADRFGRRRVMVLGLVVFGLMSLGGATSQTAGQLIAWRAAMGLGAAMIFPSTLAIITDTFADPAQRRRAIAVWAGSSGLGVALGPVAGGWLLEHFHWGSVFLVNLPVIAAVLAGSALFVRPSADPRPHRFDPAGNVLSILAIFTLVFGLIEGPVYGWGSWHIAGALLLSAVLWTFFGWWETRTPAPMLDVRVFRQHRFTGACVAISAAFFGLFGFVFMVTQYLQFVQGYSALQAGVRTLPFAGFILCGAAVAARLGSHRRQGWISAAGLVLMGVGFAWVSQDTQHTPYETLVWQMSLLGVGLGLVNAAATEVIMNALPASKAGVGSSINDTTRELGGTLGVAAMGSVFNGVYRQNITDGFVGSPMPADAVEAMRHSLGGAMVVLERVEQVAGTAAGVAARVPVVGAFEGGFHASAWVACGGALAGAALAVWLMSGVGRSSNAALSPAVETRIGQGA; the protein is encoded by the coding sequence GTGCAGGCGGTCGTCGTCGTGGGCGAGCTCGGCGGCGGCGAGGGAGAGATCAACGTCGACAGGCTGGAGGCGACGCGCCTCGCCGAACTCCTCGGCGACTTGCCGAAGTTCCTCGTCTATGCGCGTGAGGCCATGCCAGGTAATGCCGGTCACGCTGAGCGGCAGCACCAGAATGAGGACCATGACGATGAAGAGCTTGACCTGGATGCCCACCGGCGACACCTCCTCGTGAGAGCGGATTGTGGCCTCCCCAAGCCGGCCCGTGGAGGCCACCGCAAACATTGCAGCCGCCTCGGATGCGACTTTGGCCAACCTGCATCCGAAGCTATAGGCATGATCGGTCGATCACCGAACCTGGCTGCCAACGAAACGCCCGCGAACGGGTGGCGAGCACTGGGCACGCTGGCGACCGTCACCCTGGCGGTGACGGTGATCGTGATGGACGGTTCGATCGTGAACGTGGCGCTGCCGACGCTGGCACGTGCCCTCGACGGTTCGAGCAACAGCCAGCTGCAGTGGATCGTCGACGCGTACATCCTCGCGTTCGCGGCCATCCTGCTCACCGCTGGCAGTGCGGCCGATCGGTTTGGGCGTCGGCGAGTCATGGTGCTGGGCCTGGTCGTGTTCGGGTTGATGTCGTTGGGCGGCGCGACCTCGCAGACCGCCGGCCAGCTCATCGCCTGGCGGGCCGCCATGGGCCTCGGCGCGGCGATGATCTTCCCCTCGACCCTGGCGATCATCACCGATACGTTCGCGGACCCAGCGCAGCGCCGGCGGGCGATCGCCGTGTGGGCGGGCAGCAGCGGGCTGGGTGTAGCGCTCGGGCCCGTTGCTGGCGGCTGGCTGCTCGAGCACTTCCACTGGGGCTCGGTGTTCCTGGTCAATCTGCCGGTGATCGCCGCGGTGCTCGCGGGCTCGGCCTTGTTCGTGCGTCCGTCGGCCGATCCCCGGCCACACCGCTTCGACCCCGCCGGCAATGTGCTCTCGATTCTGGCGATCTTCACACTGGTGTTCGGCTTGATCGAGGGGCCCGTGTACGGCTGGGGATCGTGGCACATCGCCGGAGCGCTGCTCCTCTCGGCGGTTCTTTGGACCTTCTTCGGGTGGTGGGAGACCCGCACGCCAGCGCCCATGCTGGATGTGCGGGTCTTCCGCCAGCACCGATTCACTGGCGCCTGCGTGGCGATCTCGGCGGCGTTCTTCGGCCTCTTTGGCTTTGTGTTCATGGTGACCCAGTACCTGCAATTCGTGCAGGGATACTCGGCATTGCAAGCCGGTGTGCGGACGCTGCCGTTCGCGGGTTTCATCCTGTGTGGCGCGGCTGTGGCGGCGCGGTTGGGTTCGCACCGGCGTCAGGGCTGGATCTCGGCCGCCGGCCTCGTGCTGATGGGCGTGGGCTTCGCGTGGGTCTCGCAAGACACGCAGCACACGCCGTACGAGACCCTGGTGTGGCAGATGTCACTGCTTGGTGTCGGACTCGGACTGGTGAACGCGGCGGCAACCGAAGTTATCATGAACGCGCTGCCCGCGAGCAAGGCGGGCGTGGGCTCTTCTATCAATGACACAACACGGGAACTCGGCGGCACGCTGGGTGTGGCCGCGATGGGCAGTGTTTTCAACGGCGTGTACCGCCAGAACATCACCGACGGCTTTGTTGGCTCCCCCATGCCTGCCGACGCGGTGGAAGCGATGCGTCACTCTCTTGGCGGCGCGATGGTTGTGCTCGAACGGGTGGAGCAGGTGGCCGGCACGGCCGCGGGCGTGGCGGCGCGTGTTCCGGTTGTCGGTGCGTTCGAAGGGGGCTTCCACGCCAGCGCTTGGGTCGCGTGCGGCGGCGCGCTCGCGGGTGCGGCCCTGGCTGTGTGGTTGATGTCGGGAGTGGGGCGCTCCAGCAATGCCGCACTCTCTCCGGCCGTCGAAACCAGGATCGGCCAAGGAGCGTGA
- a CDS encoding HAMP domain-containing sensor histidine kinase — protein sequence MSSQEHQAEEASRAASVLADIRDLIGDAWGTMPADERTNRILQIRAGLRALYEEADTGVLSAPAQAQATRRQTLALVLGASLVSATVCMALSIWSTRGVIVRLRELRNAMVARAEGSPSPEPRDVGGVVSQLEELSTRMALKIEEKNRELLRRERMAGVGLLAADVAHEINNPLNAMLGLAELSLRATISGPIDDAGRQELHESLGVIRREAIRCRAIVQRLMSMVRSPRAPETLDVQRLLTETVDTARAARPDRAACYAFTCPDKPLSITARGDDVRQIMLTLLINAADAVGPDGRIDVDATRAGGEVWLRVRDNGRGMPAEAIENLGVPFATTRSDKGGTGLGLSIATTIAADIGATIRAESPGPDQGTLFILAIPTDEPLDQDGDRQ from the coding sequence GTGTCCTCACAGGAACACCAGGCCGAGGAGGCAAGCCGAGCCGCGAGCGTGCTAGCCGATATCCGCGACCTCATCGGCGACGCATGGGGCACGATGCCCGCCGATGAACGCACCAATCGCATCCTGCAGATCCGCGCCGGCTTGCGGGCTCTTTACGAAGAAGCCGATACCGGCGTGCTGAGCGCCCCGGCGCAGGCGCAGGCCACCCGGCGGCAGACCTTGGCTCTCGTTCTCGGCGCGAGCCTTGTTTCGGCGACCGTGTGCATGGCGCTCTCGATCTGGTCGACGCGTGGCGTCATCGTTCGTCTCCGCGAGCTGCGCAATGCGATGGTCGCACGCGCCGAAGGGTCGCCATCGCCCGAACCACGTGACGTCGGCGGCGTGGTCAGCCAGCTCGAAGAGCTCAGCACACGCATGGCGCTCAAGATCGAGGAAAAGAACCGCGAGCTCCTCCGCCGCGAACGCATGGCCGGCGTTGGTCTGTTGGCCGCCGATGTCGCCCACGAGATCAACAACCCGCTCAACGCCATGCTGGGCCTGGCCGAGCTCTCGCTCCGTGCCACCATCTCGGGCCCGATCGACGATGCCGGCAGGCAGGAACTCCACGAGTCCCTCGGAGTGATACGCCGCGAAGCAATCCGTTGCCGCGCCATCGTCCAACGATTGATGTCGATGGTCCGCAGCCCACGGGCTCCCGAGACACTGGACGTCCAGCGGCTTCTCACCGAGACGGTCGATACCGCGCGTGCTGCACGCCCCGATCGTGCGGCCTGCTACGCGTTCACGTGCCCCGACAAGCCACTCTCGATCACCGCCCGGGGCGACGATGTTCGCCAGATCATGCTCACGCTACTCATCAATGCCGCCGACGCCGTCGGCCCCGACGGGCGAATCGACGTCGACGCCACCCGCGCAGGCGGCGAAGTGTGGCTCCGCGTTCGAGACAACGGCCGCGGGATGCCTGCAGAGGCCATCGAGAACCTGGGCGTCCCGTTCGCCACAACGCGTAGCGACAAGGGCGGCACCGGGTTGGGACTTTCCATCGCCACCACGATTGCCGCCGACATCGGTGCAACGATCCGCGCCGAAAGCCCAGGACCGGACCAGGGGACGCTGTTCATCCTCGCCATTCCGACCGACGAGCCCCTTGATCAGGACGGAGATCGTCAGTGA
- a CDS encoding response regulator, giving the protein MTEEHATPSRRILVVEDESAQRLMYEKALTRMGFGVTLAASISQARQALTEHSFAVVLLDLNLGGESGMDYFEELREAHPATSVVIATGYGTLDAASRAIRMDVVDFLSKPVALDDLEKAVERAWSRCKKVQAPVSSIQPSALDDDAKAIASRRSLNIEQAERDLIFEALRRCQDNRKAAASMLGISERTLYYRLSLYM; this is encoded by the coding sequence GTGACTGAAGAGCACGCCACGCCTTCTCGCCGCATCTTGGTCGTCGAAGACGAATCGGCCCAGCGTCTGATGTATGAGAAGGCGCTCACCCGCATGGGATTCGGCGTCACCCTCGCGGCGAGCATCTCCCAGGCGCGGCAAGCACTCACGGAGCACTCGTTTGCCGTCGTCCTTCTCGACCTCAACCTGGGCGGTGAGTCTGGCATGGACTACTTCGAGGAACTCCGCGAGGCCCACCCGGCCACCTCGGTCGTCATCGCCACCGGCTACGGCACACTCGACGCGGCCTCGCGCGCGATCCGAATGGACGTGGTCGACTTTCTGTCCAAGCCGGTCGCCTTGGATGACCTTGAGAAGGCCGTCGAGCGTGCCTGGTCCCGCTGCAAAAAGGTGCAGGCACCCGTTTCCAGCATCCAGCCCAGCGCCCTGGACGACGACGCCAAGGCAATCGCCAGTCGCCGCAGCCTCAACATCGAGCAGGCCGAGAGGGATCTCATCTTCGAAGCGCTGCGGCGCTGCCAGGATAACCGCAAGGCGGCGGCGAGCATGTTGGGGATCAGCGAACGCACACTCTACTATCGCCTGAGCCTGTATATGTAA